A single region of the Oncorhynchus kisutch isolate 150728-3 linkage group LG30, Okis_V2, whole genome shotgun sequence genome encodes:
- the si:dkey-97a13.12 gene encoding CD2-associated protein isoform X1, which translates to MQKIYVQSDGHFEVFTTVFSPQACRARTRYRPREAVKVVAAVNYRPQWPDELQLCQGDIIQVLFRDEPSWWFGRLQNGAEGYFPTACVTRLNQSDDHEPVNANPSLLQSSSKDAAPDAPCGCTSGRSTPKVPRHEKESLFRALGHEASSKSGSAHSSPSLLHRVLSKGHRRKIDAQGLGDVNCSINVAFEPD; encoded by the exons ATGCAGAAGATCTACGTGCAGAGTGATGGGCACTTTGAGGTATTCACCACTGTCTTCTCCCCACAAG CTTGTAGAGCAAGAACAAGATACAGGCCTAGGGAAGCAGTGAAG GTAGTAGCAGCAGTCAACTACAGGCCTCAATGGCCAGATGAACTtcaactctgtcagggtgacaTCATCCAAGTTCTCTTCAGAGATGAGCCCTCGTGGTGGTTCGGGCGTCTACAGAACGGGGCAGAGGGGTACTTTCCAACCGCATGTGTGACCAGACTGAACCAG AGTGATGATCATGAGCCAGTGAATGCCAATCCAAGCTTGTTACAGAGTTCATCCAAGGATGCAGCTCCTGATGCCCCCTGTGGCTGCACAAG CGGTCGTAGTACTCCAAAGGTCCCCAGGCATGAGAAAGAGAGCCTCTTCCGGGCCCTGGGACACGAGGCCTCCTCAAAGTCAGGATCGGCCCACAGCTCCCCCAGCCTGTTGCACCGTGTGCTGTCCAAGGGCCACCGGAGGAAGATTGACGCCCAGGGACTGGGAGATGTAAATTGCTCCATCAATGTAGCATTTGAACCTGACTGA
- the si:dkey-97a13.12 gene encoding CD2-associated protein isoform X2, with translation MGTLRYSPLSSPHKVVAAVNYRPQWPDELQLCQGDIIQVLFRDEPSWWFGRLQNGAEGYFPTACVTRLNQSDDHEPVNANPSLLQSSSKDAAPDAPCGCTSGRSTPKVPRHEKESLFRALGHEASSKSGSAHSSPSLLHRVLSKGHRRKIDAQGLGDVNCSINVAFEPD, from the exons ATGGGCACTTTGAGGTATTCACCACTGTCTTCTCCCCACAAG GTAGTAGCAGCAGTCAACTACAGGCCTCAATGGCCAGATGAACTtcaactctgtcagggtgacaTCATCCAAGTTCTCTTCAGAGATGAGCCCTCGTGGTGGTTCGGGCGTCTACAGAACGGGGCAGAGGGGTACTTTCCAACCGCATGTGTGACCAGACTGAACCAG AGTGATGATCATGAGCCAGTGAATGCCAATCCAAGCTTGTTACAGAGTTCATCCAAGGATGCAGCTCCTGATGCCCCCTGTGGCTGCACAAG CGGTCGTAGTACTCCAAAGGTCCCCAGGCATGAGAAAGAGAGCCTCTTCCGGGCCCTGGGACACGAGGCCTCCTCAAAGTCAGGATCGGCCCACAGCTCCCCCAGCCTGTTGCACCGTGTGCTGTCCAAGGGCCACCGGAGGAAGATTGACGCCCAGGGACTGGGAGATGTAAATTGCTCCATCAATGTAGCATTTGAACCTGACTGA
- the adhfe1 gene encoding hydroxyacid-oxoacid transhydrogenase, mitochondrial — MAGRDRIVHLLRQLEKAACRCPAHSHTFHQASGHDCGRKTDYAFEMASSNIRYGEGVTREIGMDLQNMGARNVCLMTDNNLSRLSPVEAVLESLVQNGVNYKVYDNVRVEPTDSSFKEAIAFAKKETFDIYVAVGGGSVIDTCKAANLYACHPDADFLDFVNAPIGKAKPITGVLKPLIAVPTTAGTGSETTGVAIFDFEKLKAKTGIASRAIKPTLGIVDPLHTLHMPERVAANSGFDVLCHALESYTALPYNMRSPCPPNPINRPAYQGSNPISDVWSRHALNVVAKYMKRAVNDAEDVKARSSMHLASVFAGIGFGNAGVHLCHGMSYPIAGNVKTYMAKGYNVDHPVVPHGLSVVLTSPAVFAFTASMCPERHLEAAEILGADVSNTKREDAGLLLADTLRQFLYDLKVEDGLSAVGYTKDDIPDLVRGTIPQERVTKLSPREHTEEDLTNLFEASLKLY, encoded by the exons ATGGCAGGACGCGACAGGATTGTGCATTTGCTCAGGCAACTTGAAAAAGCAGC GTGCAGATGCCCTGCCCATTCTCATACATTCCATCAAG CTTCAGGACATGACTGTGGAAGAAAAACAGATTATGCATTTGAG ATGGCGAGCTCAAACATTAGATATGGAGAGGGTGTCACACGGGAAATTGGTATG GATCTTCAGAACATGGGAGCTCGTAACGTGTGTCTTATGACGGACAATAATCTGTCTCGGCTCTCTCCTGTCGAGGCCGTGTTGGAGTCTCTAGTTCAGAACGGGGTTAACTACAAAGTTTATGACAATGTTCGGGTGGAGCCAACAGACTCCAG CTTCAAGGAGGCCATAGCTTTTGCGAAGAAAGAAACGTTTGACATTTACGTTGCTGTGGGTGGAGGCTCAGTGATTGACACCTGTAAAGCTGCCAACCTGTATGCCTGCCATCCCGATGCGGATTTTCTAGACTTTGTCAATGCGCCTATAGGGAAGGCAAAGCCTATTACAGGTGTTCTCAAGCCCCTGATCGCAG TTCCCACAACAGCAGGAACTGGCAGTGAGACAACAGGTGTTGCGATCTTCGACTTCGAAAAGCTGAAAGCAAAaactg GCATCGCCAGCCGAGCCATTAAGCCGACTCTTGGAATAGTGGATCCTCTCCACACTCTGCATATGCCCGAGAGGGTGGCTGCCAACAGTGGTTTTGATGTGCTATG CCATGCCCTGGAGTCCTACACGGCTCTTCCCTACAACATGCGCAGCCCCTGCCCTCCCAACCCCATCAACCGGCCGGCCTACCAGGGCAGTAACCCCATTAGTGATGTCTGGTCCAGACATGCTCTGAATGTAGTGGCCAAGTACATGAAACG GGCGGTGAACGATGCTGAGGATGTAAAGGCCAGATCCAGCATGCATCTTGCCAGTGTGTTTGCCGGGATCGGGTTTGGAAATGCTGGGGTCCACCTATG CCACGGTATGTCTTATCCTATTGCTGGAAATGTGAAGACTTACATGGCTAAGGGCTACAATGTGGATCACCCTGTAGTG CCTCATGGTCTGTCCGTGGTTCTGACCTCTCCTGCTGTCTTTGCCTTCACTGCCAGTATGTGTCCAGAGCGCCACCTGGAGGCAGCAGAGATACTTG GGGCTGACGTGAGCAACACCAAGAGGGAGGACGCTGGGCTGCTCCTGGCCGACACCCTGAGACAGTTCCTCTATGACCTGAAGGTAGAGGACGGTCTGAGTGCTGTCGGCTACACCAAGGATGACATACCTGACCTAGTGAGAGGAACAATACCTCAG GAAAGGGTGACCAAGCTGTCTCCTAGGGAACACACAGAGGAAGATTTGACTAATTTGTTTGAGGCCTCCCTGAAGCTGTACTAA